The following coding sequences lie in one Ascaphus truei isolate aAscTru1 unplaced genomic scaffold, aAscTru1.hap1 HAP1_SCAFFOLD_312, whole genome shotgun sequence genomic window:
- the LOC142483247 gene encoding histone H2A type 2-B-like — MSGRGKQGGKTRAKAKTRSSRAGLQFPVGRVHRLLRKGNYAQRVGAGAPVYLAAVLEYLTAEILELAGNAARDNKKSRIIPRHLQLAVRNDEELNRLLGGVTIAQGGVLPNIQAVLLPKKTESHKPAKNSK, encoded by the coding sequence ATGTCTGGAAGAGGCAAACAAGGCGGGAAAACTCGCGCTAAGGCCAAGACTCGCTCATCTCGGGCTGGGCTGCAGTTCCCAGTCGGCCGTGTGCACAGGCTGCTTCGGAAGGGAAATTATGCTCAGCGTGTGGGGGCCGGAGCCCCGGTCTATTTGGCCGCAGTGCTGGAGTATCTGACCGCTGAGATCCTGGAGTTGGCCGGTAACGCCGCCCGGGACAATAAGAAGTCCCGCATCATCCCCCGGCACCTGCAGCTCGCTGTGCGGAACGACGAGGAGCTGAACAGGCTGCTCGGAGGGGTCACCATCGCTCAGGGGGGTGTCCTGCCCAACATCCAGGCCGTGCTACTGCCCAAGAAAACCGAGAGCCACAAGCCGGCCAAGAACAGCAAGTGA
- the LOC142483262 gene encoding histone H2B 1.1-like, which yields MPEPAKSAPAAKKGSKKAVTKTQKKDGKKRRKSRKESYAIYVYKVLKQVHPDTGISSKAMGIMNSFVNDIFERIAGESSRLAHYNKRSTITSREIQTAVRLLLPGELAKHAVSEGTKAVTKYTSAK from the coding sequence ATGCCTGAACCAGCCAAGTCTGCGCCAGCGGCCAAGAAGGGCTCTAAGAAAGCCGTGACCAAGACCCAAAAGAAGGATGGGAAGAAGCGTAGGAAGAGCAGGAAGGAAAGTTACGCGATCTACGTGTACAAAGTGCTGAAGCAGGTTCACCCTGACACCGGCATCTCCTCCAAGGCCATGGGCATCatgaactcctttgtgaatgaTATCTTCGAGCGCATCGCAGGGGAATCGTCCCGTCTGGCTCATTACAACAAGCGCTCGACCATCACTTCCCGGGAGATCCAGACCGCTGTGCGCCTGCTGCTGCCGGGAGAGCTGGCCAAGCACGCCGTGTCCGAGGGCACCAAGGCGGTCACCAAGTACACCAGCGCCAAGTAA